From the genome of Apis cerana isolate GH-2021 linkage group LG15, AcerK_1.0, whole genome shotgun sequence:
aaaatatatctctaaaactatattttaattttaaatttcaaataaaattggattatattaagttattaaaaattcatacctgttatagtataataaaattacgaaaagacataaaaatactaataatagaaaaatgatcACAATCATTTGTgacgattataaataaatatacaatttttatttctataaaaaaaaaataatatttaaaaaaattccatggttttataagatatataaatgaaagaaattataattacttacaataaaaatttataatcaaacatATGTACTAGTATGGAACATTGAAGTGCcccagaaataatttaaaaatatgtcatCAAAAAATGACAGTAATGTTTAATTCTATACAAAAACACTTTTTTACTatagatataagaaaaaatgaaaaaatgcttTAACAAAATAGAATCCAATACATAcctgaatttaaatatttaaattcaccGTGAACattcgttataaaaaaaatatgtataattaaaaatttatagttaagATAtaccaatattatattacttaaatattaataaattaataaataaaggatgaatctataatttatttcacattactgattttcaattaaaaaattttattacataatgatttttttaatttttagattttaatatttgtaaaaaacaaatattgtaaatttttaacttttcacaAATAAGTAAACATATTGTTTTAAgcttaaacattaaatatatcttgcaCATATAAAAGCTATAATCTTATCAGATGATATCACTTTGATAACATTACatacaattgatattttaatcattttcctGAGAATTGATATACTCCTTAACATATTTTcgttaatatatctttaagaaatgatataaatagataaatgaatagaaaaagtgaatatatgtatgtgtgtatgtgtatgtgtgtgtatgtgtgtatatatatattatatatatatacaaaatggcATAgagtatattttgtaatatacatgaataaattattaataatccgaCGTTATAACAATTCCTAAGaccatataatttacaataaaatgaaggcttatgtaaatatttgtttgaagtTAATGCTGTACAATCAATTTGTTAAAGTAATTAATGCTTCTACAACATTTCCCCTATGTTCTCTGAGTGTTTGTTCTGCtacatttcgatttatttccatttctctcatctaaaataatatgagtGTTTTAgtaattgaacaaaatttttaacatataaatgaactaattaaaaaataataataattataataaatcttacaaTAAGATCaacatcttcttttttaataggaACTTTTAACAATTCCTTTTCTCTTGCCTTTTTCTCCGCAGCTTCTTTATTCCGTCGATCTCCGATTATACTTAATGCCTTTGGTAGAaatgattatgattaataattttatatatataattgtgtacATAATTTTTCGTAGGTTAGGTTTCAAGATTACATATTCttaagtgaaaaatttaaaaatataaattataaatattaaaaaaaataacagaaaaattaattttgaatttaaagaataaaagttttcatcattgctaaaaaaacttaataaagaatattgacAATCATAAACACACGTGGAATAGATACAGGATAATATGAATACTTACGCAAGAAAATCCATCAGATgaggatatttctttttcctctgcATAATCTGTAACTTTTTCTAAATCTGCTGCACCACTATCATATTTTGCTGTTTTTTTCTGTGATTTCTCTTGTTGTACTTCATCAGAATCACCATTTACATCGTTATCCgccatttttcctttttttaaaatgtacttCACATTGTGTAGATAATTAtgaactatatattataacttcactttgaattctaataatgtctgttttcaataatttagtatcattaattgttataaat
Proteins encoded in this window:
- the LOC108000726 gene encoding huntingtin-interacting protein K → MADNDVNGDSDEVQQEKSQKKTAKYDSGAADLEKVTDYAEEKEISSSDGFSCALSIIGDRRNKEAAEKKAREKELLKVPIKKEDVDLIMREMEINRNVAEQTLREHRGNVVEALITLTN